In Paenibacillus phoenicis, one genomic interval encodes:
- a CDS encoding ABC transporter permease: MKKSGLSMLPVFLWLCLFLVVPMLIVIGISFMGRDELGNVVLDFNLDAYALFFDPLYLGIYWDTIVLSVMTTALCLLLSYPLAYYIANAGPRMQTWGLVLITVPFWINFLIRTYAWVLLLRTQGIVNEFLLSIGLISEPLQMLYTKGAVLLGMVYTFIPFMVLPIFVALEQMDKRLLEAASDLGASSWKAFWHITLPQTKSGIMTGSVLVYVSTTGMFVVTDILGGAKSAMISNIIQSQFLGARNWPFGSALSVIFVITSLILIALFNRAMTSRYQRVREVRS; encoded by the coding sequence ATGAAAAAATCTGGCTTAAGCATGCTGCCGGTGTTCCTGTGGTTATGCCTGTTCCTGGTTGTGCCGATGCTGATCGTCATAGGCATCTCTTTTATGGGGCGTGACGAGCTTGGCAATGTGGTGCTGGACTTTAATTTGGATGCCTATGCGTTATTTTTTGACCCGTTATATTTGGGCATTTATTGGGATACGATTGTGTTATCCGTGATGACGACCGCATTATGTCTATTGCTCAGTTACCCGTTGGCCTATTATATTGCGAACGCCGGTCCGAGAATGCAAACTTGGGGCCTGGTGCTTATTACCGTGCCGTTTTGGATCAACTTTCTGATCCGCACTTATGCCTGGGTGCTGCTGCTGCGGACGCAAGGGATCGTCAATGAGTTCTTGCTCAGCATCGGACTGATCTCCGAACCGCTGCAGATGCTGTATACGAAGGGCGCTGTGTTGCTCGGCATGGTGTATACGTTTATTCCGTTTATGGTGTTGCCGATATTTGTGGCGTTGGAGCAGATGGACAAGCGACTGCTGGAGGCGGCCAGCGATTTGGGTGCGTCGAGCTGGAAAGCGTTCTGGCACATTACGCTGCCGCAAACGAAGTCGGGGATCATGACCGGCTCCGTGCTGGTGTACGTTTCGACAACCGGCATGTTTGTCGTGACGGACATTCTCGGCGGGGCGAAATCGGCAATGATCAGCAACATCATTCAGAGTCAGTTCCTTGGGGCCCGCAACTGGCCGTTTGGCTCGGCGTTGTCCGTGATCTTCGTGATCACCTCGCTGATTCTGATTGCGCTGTTTAATCGGGCGATGACGTCCCGGTATCAAAGGGTGCGGGAGGTGCGTTCATGA
- a CDS encoding HPr family phosphocarrier protein produces MVKHPVTVRLKTGLHARPAALFVQEANKYSSEIFVEKDDKKVNAKSIMGIMSLAISTGTEIYISAEGADAEQAANALINLVSKEELENQ; encoded by the coding sequence ATGGTCAAACACCCGGTTACCGTTCGTTTGAAAACGGGGCTGCATGCTCGGCCGGCTGCGCTTTTCGTTCAGGAAGCGAATAAATATTCTTCAGAGATTTTCGTTGAAAAAGACGATAAAAAAGTGAATGCCAAGAGCATCATGGGGATTATGAGCCTTGCAATCAGTACCGGTACCGAGATTTACATTAGTGCGGAAGGTGCGGACGCTGAGCAGGCTGCAAACGCTTTAATCAATTTAGTCAGCAAAGAGGAGTTGGAGAACCAGTAA
- a CDS encoding ABC transporter ATP-binding protein, with amino-acid sequence MIELAAVEKHFAGQVALHPLSLTIKEGEFLTLLGPSGCGKTTILRMIAGFEQPTSGKILLDGKDLTNLPPNRRDLNLVFQHYALFPHMTVEENVAFGLKMKKMPIKQQQERVREAVEMTQLTALTKRYPHQLSGGQQQRVAIARAIANKPRVLLLDEPLGALDLQLRKSLQAELKQLQRSLGITFVYVTHDQEEAMMMSDRIVVMNSGRVEQIGTPREIYAQPATLFSATFVGENNIFSRDGQLFAVRPEKLKAVRSGEGVETKRSGELMDVLYLGGVHKLIVQLDNEPMTVSIVLDVNDERTWQIGETVGVDWKPEDEVVIGS; translated from the coding sequence ATGATAGAACTGGCCGCGGTGGAGAAGCACTTTGCGGGACAGGTCGCCTTGCATCCGCTATCGCTCACGATTAAGGAAGGGGAATTCCTCACCTTGCTGGGCCCAAGCGGCTGCGGCAAGACGACGATTTTGCGCATGATCGCCGGGTTCGAGCAACCGACCTCCGGGAAAATCCTGCTGGACGGAAAGGACCTGACGAATTTGCCGCCGAATCGCCGGGATTTGAACCTTGTCTTTCAACATTATGCTTTATTTCCTCATATGACGGTGGAAGAGAATGTCGCCTTTGGACTGAAGATGAAAAAGATGCCGATCAAGCAGCAGCAGGAACGTGTGCGGGAGGCGGTTGAGATGACGCAGCTGACCGCGCTCACGAAGCGGTATCCGCACCAGCTGTCCGGCGGGCAGCAGCAACGGGTGGCCATCGCGCGGGCGATCGCCAACAAGCCGCGGGTGCTGCTGCTCGATGAGCCGCTGGGCGCGCTGGACCTGCAGCTGCGCAAAAGCCTGCAGGCCGAGCTCAAGCAGCTGCAGCGCAGTCTGGGCATCACGTTCGTCTACGTGACGCATGACCAGGAAGAAGCGATGATGATGTCTGACCGCATCGTCGTGATGAACAGCGGCCGAGTGGAGCAGATCGGCACACCGCGGGAAATTTACGCACAGCCGGCTACGTTGTTTTCGGCCACCTTCGTTGGCGAGAACAATATTTTCTCCCGGGACGGGCAGCTGTTCGCCGTGCGTCCGGAGAAGCTCAAGGCCGTGCGGAGCGGCGAAGGCGTCGAAACGAAGCGCAGCGGCGAGCTGATGGACGTGCTGTACCTCGGCGGCGTGCATAAGCTGATCGTGCAGCTGGATAACGAACCGATGACCGTATCCATCGTGCTGGATGTCAACGATGAGCGTACGTGGCAAATCGGGGAGACGGTTGGGGTGGATTGGAAGCCGGAGGATGAGGTGGTCATCGGATCATGA
- a CDS encoding ABC transporter permease encodes MKTKSHPLLGVHSLIMMIFIYVPILFIVAYSFNSSRLAADWSGFTFDWYISLFDNRHVMEALANSLTVAIVSTVISTVLGTLAALAMRKIGRRLKPGMGGLLYLPIIIPDIIMGLSLLVLFNQLHMPLGKITIIIAHITFSLSYVYVVVTTRLSGMGGQLEEAAQDLGASSWQTFRYVTLPQIAPGIISGALIAFTLSLDDFMVSFFVSGPNSTTLPIYIYGQVKRGISPEINALCTILILVTVALIFLAQFVLNRGKGQKKQSLLPF; translated from the coding sequence ATGAAAACCAAAAGCCATCCGCTGCTCGGCGTTCATTCGCTGATCATGATGATTTTCATCTATGTGCCGATCCTGTTTATCGTTGCGTATTCGTTTAACAGTTCCAGGCTAGCGGCCGATTGGAGCGGCTTTACGTTCGACTGGTACATCTCGCTGTTTGATAACCGCCATGTCATGGAGGCCTTGGCCAACAGCTTAACCGTGGCGATCGTCTCAACGGTAATCTCGACGGTGCTTGGCACGCTGGCGGCGCTGGCGATGCGGAAGATCGGACGCCGCTTGAAGCCGGGCATGGGCGGCTTGTTGTATTTGCCGATCATCATTCCCGATATCATCATGGGCTTGTCGTTGCTGGTACTGTTTAATCAGCTCCATATGCCGCTGGGTAAAATAACGATTATTATTGCCCATATCACCTTTAGTTTGTCCTACGTCTACGTTGTCGTGACTACGCGTCTTTCCGGCATGGGGGGACAACTGGAGGAGGCAGCGCAGGATTTGGGGGCGAGCTCGTGGCAAACCTTCCGATACGTGACGTTGCCGCAGATTGCTCCGGGCATTATCTCCGGGGCCTTGATCGCGTTTACGCTGTCGCTGGACGATTTCATGGTCAGCTTCTTTGTTAGCGGGCCAAATTCGACCACATTGCCGATTTATATCTATGGGCAGGTCAAACGGGGTATTTCCCCGGAAATTAACGCGCTGTGTACGATTTTGATACTGGTGACGGTCGCTTTGATCTTCCTGGCGCAATTTGTGCTGAATCGCGGCAAGGGCCAGAAGAAACAATCATTGCTGCCGTTTTAG
- the ade gene encoding adenine deaminase, producing MEQRKKLYEVSRTLADVAMGKAKADLVVKGGTLVNVYTGELLPNTDVAVAEGRIAFVGDAAHTIGENTVVIDAAGRHIVPGLLDGHMHVESTMLSVAEFAKAALPKGTTGIFMDPHEIANVFGAEGVRWMHEEGQGLPLKVYTTFPSCVPATDHLEDAGASLDTRDIADGMTWDGVEGLGEVMNFPGVVYGDPKMLGEIQATMEAGKTVTGHFPSDDERMLQAYLASGVTSCHETVTREQGLAKLRLGMHLMIREGSAWHDVKEVIKVVTEDKVNTSNIMLVTDDVYPQTLIEQGHMNHVVRRAIEEGVDQVTAIQMGTINTARYFKVDGDVGGIAPGKCADLLLIGDLRRMEPSTVIADGKVAYDAGQLRVPFPAYPYPAQARASVKLARPLTADDFLYRSASAKTETTIHVVDVIENSARTAKGTATVPVDGKGVVRPAVEQDIATLACIDRHRGSGELSLAFARGFGLKQGAVASTVAHDSHNLIVMGTNPEDMAFAANELAKLGGGMIAVLDGQVLAAVPMAIAGLMSDQPLETVVAQVKELEAAWKQLGCQLNAPFMTFSLIALPVIPELRITNRGLADVNEFKLVPVEVG from the coding sequence ATGGAACAAAGAAAAAAATTGTATGAAGTAAGCCGTACGTTGGCGGATGTCGCCATGGGCAAAGCCAAAGCCGATTTGGTGGTTAAGGGCGGCACCTTAGTCAACGTCTATACCGGAGAGCTGCTGCCGAATACGGACGTCGCGGTTGCCGAAGGGCGTATCGCCTTCGTAGGGGACGCCGCGCACACGATCGGCGAGAACACCGTTGTGATCGATGCGGCAGGCCGCCACATCGTTCCCGGGCTCCTGGACGGGCATATGCACGTGGAGAGCACCATGCTGTCGGTGGCTGAGTTCGCCAAGGCTGCGCTTCCCAAAGGAACGACCGGTATTTTTATGGACCCGCATGAAATCGCCAACGTGTTTGGAGCGGAGGGCGTGCGCTGGATGCATGAGGAGGGCCAAGGATTGCCGCTTAAGGTGTATACTACATTCCCTTCCTGTGTACCGGCCACCGATCATTTGGAGGATGCCGGAGCGTCGCTGGACACCCGCGATATCGCCGACGGGATGACCTGGGACGGCGTCGAGGGGCTGGGCGAGGTCATGAACTTCCCCGGCGTCGTATACGGAGACCCGAAAATGCTCGGCGAAATCCAAGCCACAATGGAAGCAGGCAAAACCGTCACCGGACATTTTCCGAGTGACGACGAGCGCATGCTTCAGGCCTACCTGGCCTCGGGTGTGACTTCCTGTCATGAGACCGTAACCCGGGAGCAAGGGCTCGCCAAGCTGCGCCTCGGGATGCACCTGATGATCCGCGAGGGCTCAGCATGGCATGACGTCAAGGAAGTGATCAAGGTGGTCACCGAAGATAAGGTGAATACCTCGAACATTATGCTCGTCACCGACGATGTGTATCCGCAAACCTTGATTGAGCAAGGCCACATGAACCATGTCGTGCGCCGGGCGATTGAAGAGGGCGTCGATCAGGTTACCGCGATCCAGATGGGAACCATCAATACGGCGCGGTACTTCAAGGTCGACGGCGACGTGGGCGGCATTGCGCCGGGCAAATGCGCGGACCTGCTGCTGATCGGCGACCTGCGGCGGATGGAGCCGTCGACCGTGATCGCCGACGGCAAGGTCGCCTACGACGCCGGGCAGCTCCGCGTCCCGTTCCCGGCGTACCCGTACCCGGCGCAGGCGCGCGCTTCGGTGAAATTGGCGCGTCCGCTGACCGCCGACGATTTCCTCTACCGCAGCGCCAGCGCCAAGACGGAAACGACGATCCACGTCGTCGACGTGATCGAGAACAGCGCCCGCACGGCGAAGGGAACGGCAACCGTTCCGGTTGACGGGAAGGGAGTCGTGCGTCCGGCCGTCGAGCAGGACATCGCCACACTGGCCTGCATCGACCGCCACCGCGGTTCCGGCGAGCTGTCCCTCGCCTTCGCGCGCGGCTTTGGACTCAAGCAGGGGGCTGTAGCCTCTACCGTTGCGCATGACAGTCACAATCTCATCGTCATGGGTACGAATCCCGAGGACATGGCGTTTGCTGCGAATGAGCTGGCGAAGCTGGGCGGCGGCATGATCGCTGTCCTGGATGGCCAAGTGCTCGCCGCCGTGCCGATGGCCATCGCCGGTCTGATGTCCGACCAGCCGCTGGAGACGGTGGTCGCCCAGGTGAAAGAGCTCGAAGCCGCCTGGAAGCAGCTCGGCTGCCAACTGAACGCGCCGTTCATGACGTTTTCTCTGATTGCCTTGCCGGTCATTCCGGAGCTGCGTATCACCAACCGCGGTCTAGCGGACGTGAACGAGTTCAAGCTCGTGCCCGTGGAAGTCGGTTAA
- a CDS encoding DUF3298 and DUF4163 domain-containing protein: MKRNTVEMITSLMTAGLMISGLAVVPAEAAPQSPVEISGKANEAGSALVQERQGVKITNHTIEKKIPEASIKVDYPQLSGLKHKSVQKKINKLFKNKAEKFVANALKEAKAGQPSTQSGNPYEYVGTYKVTYNRDGGLSLYQDWYSYTGGAHGITVRDGLTFRLDNGKLLTLDELLRSNPNYRSIVDPEIAKKLQETEGYFGNFKTIGSNPSYYVKDEGVTIFFQLYEYLPYVFGFPEFYFPFSQLLPPGTNPFDFKTR; encoded by the coding sequence GTGAAGCGTAACACGGTAGAAATGATCACTTCGCTGATGACCGCAGGCTTGATGATATCCGGCTTAGCCGTTGTTCCGGCCGAAGCTGCGCCGCAGTCTCCAGTCGAGATCAGCGGGAAGGCGAATGAGGCAGGCTCGGCGCTTGTGCAGGAGCGGCAAGGCGTCAAAATCACGAACCATACGATCGAGAAGAAGATTCCGGAAGCGTCGATTAAAGTCGACTATCCACAGCTGAGCGGATTAAAGCACAAGTCGGTGCAGAAGAAGATCAATAAGCTGTTCAAGAACAAGGCGGAAAAATTTGTGGCTAATGCGCTGAAGGAAGCGAAGGCGGGACAACCGTCGACACAAAGTGGGAACCCCTATGAGTATGTCGGTACTTACAAAGTGACGTACAACCGCGACGGGGGGCTCAGCCTCTATCAGGACTGGTACTCCTACACCGGCGGTGCGCATGGGATTACCGTACGCGACGGCTTAACATTCCGGCTGGATAACGGAAAGCTGCTGACGCTGGACGAGCTGCTCCGGTCAAACCCGAATTACCGCAGCATCGTCGATCCGGAAATCGCTAAGAAGCTGCAGGAAACGGAAGGTTACTTCGGTAACTTCAAAACGATCGGCTCGAATCCGTCATATTATGTGAAGGATGAGGGCGTGACGATCTTTTTCCAACTGTACGAATACTTGCCTTATGTGTTTGGTTTCCCGGAATTTTATTTCCCGTTTAGCCAGCTGCTGCCGCCGGGAACGAATCCGTTTGATTTCAAAACACGCTGA
- the whiA gene encoding DNA-binding protein WhiA has product MSFAAQTKKELTMVEASDCCEQAELSALIRMNGSVQVSNKKIVLDISTENAAIARRIYSLLKKHFHIHTELLVRKKMRLKKNNVYIVRIPARVEEILKELKIVSEGFIFNPGINPELTRKNCCKRAYLRGAFMAGGSVNNPEGSSYHLEIASMYEEHCKALVDLANEFHLNARCIERKKGFILYIKEGEKIIELLSIIGAHQALFKFEDVRIMRDMRNSVNRIVNCETANLNKTIGAAVRQIDNIKLLQKEVGLENLPEKLREVAEVRLAHPDMNLKEVGELLKGTVSKSGVNHRLRKIDELAEKIRGG; this is encoded by the coding sequence TTGTCCTTTGCGGCGCAAACCAAAAAAGAGCTGACGATGGTCGAAGCCTCGGACTGCTGCGAGCAGGCCGAACTATCCGCTTTGATCCGGATGAACGGATCGGTACAGGTTTCGAACAAAAAGATCGTTTTGGATATCTCCACCGAAAACGCCGCGATCGCAAGGCGGATCTACTCCCTGTTGAAGAAGCATTTTCACATTCACACGGAGCTCTTGGTCCGCAAAAAGATGCGCCTCAAGAAAAACAACGTCTACATCGTTCGCATTCCGGCCCGGGTTGAGGAGATTCTGAAGGAGCTGAAAATCGTCTCCGAGGGATTTATTTTTAATCCCGGGATTAATCCGGAGCTCACTCGGAAAAACTGTTGTAAGCGGGCTTATCTGCGCGGGGCGTTTATGGCCGGCGGGTCGGTCAACAATCCGGAGGGTTCGTCTTACCATTTGGAGATCGCCTCGATGTACGAAGAGCATTGCAAGGCGCTGGTCGATCTGGCGAACGAGTTTCATCTGAACGCACGTTGCATCGAGCGGAAGAAAGGTTTTATTTTGTACATCAAAGAAGGCGAAAAAATCATCGAGCTCCTCAGCATCATCGGCGCGCATCAGGCGTTGTTCAAATTCGAGGACGTGCGGATTATGCGCGACATGCGTAATTCCGTGAATCGCATCGTGAACTGCGAGACGGCGAACTTGAACAAAACGATTGGTGCCGCTGTCCGGCAGATCGACAACATCAAGCTGCTCCAGAAGGAAGTCGGTCTGGAGAACTTGCCGGAGAAGCTGCGGGAGGTCGCCGAGGTTCGCTTGGCTCACCCGGATATGAATCTGAAGGAAGTGGGCGAACTGCTGAAAGGAACGGTCAGCAAATCGGGGGTAAATCACCGGTTGCGCAAGATCGATGAGCTTGCCGAAAAAATTCGCGGGGGCTAA
- a CDS encoding ABC transporter substrate-binding protein: MNKKRWAGLVLAGMLVAGLLSGCGSSKETLNIYSWADNFDEEVLEQFEKEFDVKINYDVFANNEDLLAKIKAGGGGYDLIQPSDYMVATMIKQDLLAPLDMNNIPNFANVSDAYKNPSYDPGNKYSIVYTSGVTGIAYNKKYVKDEIDSWEDLWNPEYKGKVILLDDNREVIGMALKKNGYSNSSTDEGEITTAVEDLKKLLPSVLAFDTDNIKQKMIQEEGWIATVWSGDASYIAQDNPDVAYVVPKEGGTIWSDNYAIPKDSKHKELAEKFINFMLDPEISAKNYEAIGYSDPNVKAAEFHSEEYRNDKMINLSEDELSRTEWLGDVGDKLQLYDRYWTELKSGRE; this comes from the coding sequence TTGAACAAAAAGAGATGGGCCGGTCTCGTACTGGCAGGGATGTTGGTTGCCGGACTATTGTCGGGTTGCGGATCGTCGAAAGAGACGCTCAACATTTACAGCTGGGCGGATAACTTTGACGAGGAAGTGCTGGAGCAGTTCGAGAAAGAGTTTGACGTAAAAATCAATTATGACGTGTTTGCCAACAATGAGGATCTGCTGGCTAAAATTAAGGCGGGCGGCGGCGGTTACGATTTGATTCAACCGTCCGATTACATGGTGGCTACGATGATCAAGCAGGATCTGCTGGCACCGCTGGATATGAACAACATTCCGAACTTTGCGAACGTGTCTGACGCGTATAAAAACCCTTCCTACGATCCGGGGAACAAATACTCGATCGTATACACTTCGGGGGTTACGGGGATTGCGTATAACAAGAAATACGTGAAAGACGAGATCGACAGCTGGGAGGACCTGTGGAATCCGGAATACAAGGGCAAGGTCATTTTGCTGGACGATAACCGCGAAGTAATTGGTATGGCCTTGAAAAAGAACGGCTATTCCAACAGCTCCACCGACGAAGGTGAAATCACGACGGCTGTGGAGGATTTGAAGAAGCTGCTGCCAAGTGTGCTGGCTTTCGATACCGACAACATCAAGCAAAAAATGATTCAAGAAGAAGGCTGGATCGCCACCGTATGGTCGGGTGACGCTTCCTACATTGCCCAAGACAATCCGGATGTCGCTTATGTAGTACCTAAGGAAGGCGGCACGATCTGGTCGGATAACTATGCGATTCCGAAGGATTCGAAGCATAAAGAGCTGGCCGAGAAGTTTATCAACTTCATGCTCGATCCGGAGATTAGCGCGAAGAACTACGAAGCGATCGGATACAGCGATCCGAATGTGAAAGCAGCGGAGTTCCACAGCGAAGAATACCGGAACGACAAGATGATTAACCTGTCAGAGGATGAGTTGTCCCGTACCGAATGGCTGGGTGACGTAGGCGATAAGCTGCAGCTGTACGACCGGTACTGGACTGAATTGAAGAGCGGCCGTGAGTAA
- a CDS encoding SIMPL domain-containing protein, which translates to MKTWLKPAASLLVAGTLITGGMFVSGALNAPVPVYADGEMQKNVVTVVGSGELSVKPDVAYLSIGVVTEAKTAKEAQSANATKVAALIKLLKETWGIADKDIQTGQFYVQPNYTYSDKEGQQIKGYSAQHSLEVTYRDLSKIGQLLDAASAAGANRIDNIRFSTENPDQYQDQVIQKAMNDANKKAASIAKAANRQLGIVLSISQGSTSTPIFTQNLKMREMAAADSAVSTPVEPGEIDLQTTLTVMYELK; encoded by the coding sequence ATGAAAACATGGTTGAAGCCTGCAGCTTCCTTGCTGGTTGCGGGAACATTGATTACCGGAGGTATGTTTGTAAGCGGTGCCCTTAACGCGCCGGTGCCGGTTTATGCGGATGGCGAGATGCAGAAGAATGTGGTGACGGTGGTGGGCAGCGGCGAATTGTCCGTGAAGCCGGACGTGGCGTACCTGTCGATTGGGGTGGTGACGGAAGCTAAGACGGCGAAGGAAGCCCAAAGCGCCAATGCAACTAAAGTGGCCGCGCTCATCAAGCTGTTGAAGGAGACGTGGGGGATTGCCGACAAGGATATCCAAACCGGCCAATTCTACGTACAGCCAAACTATACGTATAGCGACAAAGAAGGCCAGCAGATCAAGGGGTACAGCGCCCAGCATTCGCTGGAGGTCACTTACCGCGACTTGTCGAAGATAGGGCAGCTGCTGGATGCGGCATCCGCTGCGGGAGCCAACCGGATCGATAATATCCGCTTCAGCACCGAAAATCCGGATCAGTACCAAGACCAAGTGATCCAAAAAGCGATGAATGACGCGAACAAGAAAGCAGCATCGATCGCGAAAGCCGCGAACCGCCAGCTGGGCATTGTGCTTAGCATCAGCCAAGGCAGCACCAGCACACCGATCTTCACACAGAACCTGAAGATGAGGGAAATGGCTGCAGCGGATTCTGCCGTGAGCACACCGGTGGAACCGGGCGAAATCGACCTGCAAACCACGTTAACAGTGATGTATGAGCTGAAATAG
- the uxaC gene encoding glucuronate isomerase, giving the protein MAKKFLGENFLLNSETAEKLYHQYAKELPIIDYHCHLSPQEIYENKTFRNLTEAWLGGDHYKWRVMRACGIDEELITGGADDYDKFLAWAKVVPQLLGNPLYHWTHLELQRFFGIDELLNEETAPVIWEQANAQLQSEGFGARDLITKSKVTVVCTTDDPADSLEYHLKIKKLEGFDTVVLPSFRPDKFLEINRATFKPWLAKLEAAAGKPIQNYGALLDALRERIDFFHEIGGRVSDHALDTLEYEKATLEEVEVIFAKALSQGSVTPEEERKYKSYTMVFLGKEYAARGWAMQLHIHALRNTNTAMFQRLGPDTGYDAINDGPLAEALARLLDAIEQDGGLPKTILYSLNPNDYWALASMMGSFQGGGVPGKIQFGTAWWFNDNKDGMIQQMHTLANFGVLSQFIGMLTDSRSFLSYTRHEYFRRLLCDVLGDWVERGEAPEDYDLLGRIVTDICYGNAKRYFAFPEA; this is encoded by the coding sequence ATGGCGAAGAAATTTTTAGGGGAAAACTTTCTGCTGAACAGCGAGACGGCGGAGAAGTTGTATCATCAATACGCGAAGGAACTGCCGATCATCGATTATCACTGCCATTTAAGCCCGCAGGAGATCTACGAAAATAAGACGTTCCGCAACTTAACCGAGGCTTGGCTGGGCGGCGACCATTACAAATGGCGGGTGATGCGGGCCTGCGGCATCGACGAGGAACTGATCACCGGTGGGGCGGACGATTACGACAAGTTTCTCGCCTGGGCGAAGGTAGTGCCGCAGCTGCTGGGGAATCCGCTGTACCATTGGACGCACCTGGAGCTGCAGCGGTTTTTTGGGATTGACGAGCTGCTGAATGAGGAGACTGCGCCGGTCATCTGGGAACAAGCGAATGCCCAGCTGCAAAGTGAAGGCTTTGGCGCGCGGGACTTGATTACGAAATCGAAGGTGACAGTGGTCTGCACAACCGATGACCCGGCGGATTCGCTGGAGTACCATTTGAAGATCAAGAAACTGGAAGGCTTCGATACGGTGGTGCTGCCCAGCTTCCGCCCAGACAAGTTCCTGGAGATCAATCGTGCCACGTTTAAGCCTTGGCTGGCAAAGCTGGAGGCGGCGGCTGGGAAGCCGATTCAGAATTATGGGGCGCTATTGGATGCGTTAAGAGAACGGATCGACTTCTTCCATGAGATCGGCGGCCGCGTATCTGACCACGCGCTGGATACACTGGAATACGAGAAAGCGACGCTGGAGGAAGTGGAGGTGATCTTCGCGAAGGCGCTGAGCCAAGGTTCGGTAACGCCGGAGGAGGAACGGAAATACAAATCGTATACGATGGTGTTCCTGGGCAAGGAATACGCTGCCCGCGGCTGGGCGATGCAGCTGCATATTCATGCGTTACGGAACACGAATACGGCCATGTTTCAACGGCTGGGTCCGGATACGGGTTATGATGCGATTAACGACGGGCCTCTGGCCGAAGCGCTGGCCCGGTTGCTGGACGCGATCGAGCAGGACGGCGGGCTGCCAAAGACGATCCTGTATTCACTGAACCCTAACGATTATTGGGCGCTCGCCAGCATGATGGGCAGCTTCCAGGGCGGCGGCGTACCTGGTAAAATTCAATTTGGCACCGCTTGGTGGTTTAATGACAACAAAGACGGCATGATCCAGCAAATGCACACGCTAGCCAATTTTGGCGTGTTGTCGCAGTTCATCGGGATGCTGACGGACTCCCGCAGCTTCCTGTCGTATACGCGGCACGAATATTTCCGCCGCCTCTTATGCGACGTGCTTGGCGATTGGGTGGAGCGCGGCGAGGCGCCGGAGGACTATGATCTGCTGGGCCGGATCGTGACGGATATTTGCTATGGCAATGCCAAGCGGTATTTTGCTTTTCCCGAGGCATAG
- a CDS encoding LacI family DNA-binding transcriptional regulator, translated as MSATIKDIAKLANVSHMTVSRALNNSPLIKEETKRKIMEIAEQLNYVPNYNAKSLVLQRSHTIGLFFTSMVQGTSSSFLAEAIRGVSQEVGVQYNLFLRGIDDFEDFSSIHRRRFDGILLMSQSERDDTFIRHVREQGIPLVVLNRNAGDSTIVNFVSNDRAGAYELTQYLAGRGHTRIGLVEGIAGYKSTQERKEGYLRAMKDAGLAVREEWLVEGRYDVESGYLAMHRLLALPERPTAVFCCNDDMAIGAMKAAAEAGLRIPADVSVVGFDDIGFSHYTNPPLTTVKRPIEQLSRMGARKILELIEGPPAGGELVLLDTKLVRRESVEELHPHL; from the coding sequence ATGTCCGCTACGATCAAAGACATCGCCAAGCTGGCGAATGTCTCGCATATGACGGTTTCCCGGGCGCTGAACAACAGCCCGCTGATTAAAGAGGAGACCAAACGCAAGATTATGGAGATCGCTGAGCAGCTGAACTACGTGCCGAACTATAACGCCAAAAGTTTGGTGCTGCAGCGTTCGCATACGATTGGATTGTTTTTTACGAGTATGGTTCAAGGGACGTCCTCCAGTTTCCTGGCAGAGGCCATCCGCGGTGTGAGTCAGGAGGTTGGTGTCCAGTACAACTTGTTTCTGCGGGGGATCGACGATTTTGAGGACTTTAGCTCGATCCATCGGCGACGGTTCGACGGCATTCTGCTCATGAGCCAAAGTGAGCGTGACGACACGTTTATTCGCCATGTGCGAGAGCAGGGGATTCCTTTGGTCGTGCTGAACCGGAATGCGGGTGACTCGACCATCGTTAATTTCGTGTCCAATGACCGGGCAGGAGCTTACGAGTTGACGCAATACTTGGCGGGCCGTGGGCATACACGCATTGGCCTGGTGGAGGGGATCGCCGGCTACAAGTCGACGCAGGAGCGCAAGGAAGGGTATTTGCGAGCCATGAAGGATGCTGGCCTGGCGGTAAGGGAGGAATGGCTCGTCGAGGGCCGCTACGACGTGGAGAGCGGTTATCTGGCGATGCACCGGTTGCTGGCGCTGCCGGAGCGGCCAACTGCGGTGTTCTGCTGCAACGACGACATGGCCATCGGTGCGATGAAGGCCGCGGCGGAGGCGGGATTGCGGATTCCGGCGGACGTCTCGGTCGTTGGCTTTGACGACATCGGCTTCTCGCACTATACGAATCCGCCGCTGACAACGGTGAAGCGGCCCATTGAGCAACTCAGCCGGATGGGCGCGCGCAAAATCCTCGAGCTGATCGAGGGGCCGCCGGCCGGCGGGGAGCTAGTTCTGCTGGATACGAAGCTGGTTCGGCGTGAGTCGGTGGAAGAGCTGCACCCTCATTTGTAG